The nucleotide window AAGGCGCCGCGCGTGCCGCAGTCCCGCCCAGCCGAGGAGACCTACCTTGCGGGCTGTGGCCGGACATGGACCGTACCCTCGGCCGAACCGGACCTCGCCTACACCGATCAGGCCTTTCCCGAATGCCAGACCTGTCCCCACCGGGTCGAACCCGAGGGCGGGCCACCCTTCTGCACACTGCGGCCCGTGGGCACGGCTCACCCTTTCGCGGCGCTCGCGGGCCTGAACTTGACCGACTGAACAGGGCCGCCTAGTCCGACCTCGGCCGCTGAATCTCAGGAGTGACGCCGCACATCCCCGACTCATACGGGGACATTTAACCGCTCGGTCAGGGCGCATACTTAGCGGGTCGAGGTCTGTCTGGAAAAAGGCGTCTGGACGGCCAGGGAAGCGCGAAAGGTGCGTGCTATGCTGACCGTATTACTGGGCCGCAGCTGCTTCCTTTTCCGGCACCGGAGCCGTTGCCGAAACGGGACATCAGGCCACTTCACACCGAGGGAGAAGGAAAGTGGAAAGAAACGACGCTGTCATGCCCTGGGTCGCCATCGTCTGCGCGGCCATCATGTGGATCATTCTGCTGTTTCTCTTTAACAAGGAAACGGCCCCCGAGCCGGTGGCGGTCGATCCGGCCGTCGTAGCGAGCATCAGCCAGGATTACCCCACGCTGGGCAAACAGGTCTTCGAGAAGGGTGTCGCCACCACGGGCGCCATCGCGTGCGCGGGATGCCACGGCCTTCAGGGCCAGGGCGGCGCGGGTCCCAAGCTCTCGGGCGACGAGAAACTGATCAAGGATCCCGTCTACATTCACACCATCGTCGAGAAGGGCAAGGGCGGTATGCCGGCCTTCGGCGACAAGCTCAGTGACCGCGAAATCTACGCCGTCGCCAACTACGTCCTGCACTCGTGGGGCAACAACATCCCCGAGCCGCTCACGCCCGCTCAGGTTGCCGAGGGCCAGAGCAAGGTCGACCCGGCCGTGCTGAAAAACCGCTCGCGGTTCGTGCCCGAGGACATCAAGCTGCCCGAAATCTTCCTGGCGACCTTCATCATGGTGCTGCTCTCCTACGGCCTGATCGGGCTGTACAGCGTGTGGGCCGAAGGCGTCGAGCTGCACCCCGGCATCCACAAGGTACGTGCCACCCCGGTCGCGATGCTCTCGATGGTCATCACCCTGATCCTCAGCCTCGTGTTCAGCGTGCTGTTCGTGCGCCAGATGATGGTGGATTACGCTGGCTGGGCCGCGCGCGAGCCCGTGATGCCCAACGTGACCGCCGAAGGCTTCTACGCCGCGATGATCGTGCTGACGCTGGCCGCCGCCGTGGGCCTCTACAAGAAGTTCTTCATGGACGGCGAGGTGCTGGTCGAGGACGCCAGCGGCGAATTCCCCTGGTAAGCCCAGGGCATCCCCCCGTGGGAAGAGGTTAGACGCATGACCCGTTACAAGAGAGAAGATCCCGAAATCACGCGCCGCAAGTTCATCAACACTGCCCTGGGGGCCACGGCCGCCATCGGTACGGTCAGTCTGGTGAGCGCGCTGGGAACCGCCAACCCGGTGTTCCGCCTGACCCGCGACAAGATGCCCCCCCTGAAGGGAGACATTCTGGTCCACGCCTCTGAGGACAAGGAAGGCCAACCCATCACGGTCGCGGAACTGGGCGAGAAGCTCGTGCGCGCCTGGCCCCAGGGCAAGGACGCCCAGGGTCAGCCCCTGATCCGCAAGGGTGACCCCAACAACGTGCTGGCCCTCTACAAGTTCCCCAAAGGCCAGATTACGGACCCGACCAACATGGACGCGACCATCGACGGCGAGATCGTGGCCTACAGCGATATCTGCACCCACGCCGGGTGCTCGGTCGGGGACAACGACCAGCAGGTGGGCGAGATGAAGTGCCCCTGTCACTCGGGGCAGTACGACCCCAAGCGCGCGTGCATGGTGACCGGTGGGCCACCCCCCCGCCGCCTGGCGCAGTTGCCGATTCGGCTGGAAGGCAGCACCCTCGTGGTCGTTGACTTCTTTCTGGAAAATCCGTACCCATTCAACGAATCGGAGTGGGAAGCCCGTAAGAAAGCCGTGGAGGATCAACTCGGATGAACCAGTGGCTGGAGGAACGTCTGCACATCTCGCGCCTGAACGACAAGTTCCTGCGCAAAGCCTTCCCCGTTCACCACAGTTTCTTTCTGGGTGAAATCACGCTGTTCAGCCTGGTCATCCTGATCCTGACCGGTGTCATCCTGGCCCTGGCGTACGAACCGAGCAACAGCCTGGTCACGAACTCGTTCGATCCCGGCACCGCGGCCAAGCCTAACCTGATTCCGGCGGCTTTCCACTCGGCCCTCAAGATCAATGCGATGCCCTTTGGGGACATGCTGCGCCGCATTCACCACTGGACGGCGAACATCATGGTGGCGGCCGCCGTCATTCACATGATGCGCATCTACTTCACGGGCGCATTCAAGAAGCCGCGCGAGATCAACTGGTGGATCGGTATGATGCTGCTGATCTTCTCGGCCCTGACCGCCGTGACCGGCTACATCCTGCCCTACGACAACTACGCCTATAACACCGTGAAAGTCGTGTACGGCATCGTGGCCTCGATTCCCTGGGTGGGCCAGTGGGTCGCGCAGGCGGCGTTCGCGGGGGCCTTCCCCGGTGAGGGCATCATCCCGCGCATCTACGGTTACCACATCATGCTGCTGCCGGCCATCTTGATCGCGCTGACCGCCGCGCACATGGTCATCATGATCAAGCAGAAGCACACGCAGCCGCAGTACGCCAAGCGCATCGCTTACAAGAAGATCGTTGGCGTGCCGCTCATGACCCAGCAGACCCCCATCATGCTGCTGCTGGCGCTGGTCTTCGCAGGCATCATCGTGCTGTTCAGCGCGTTCATCCCGGTGCACCCGGTCGAGTTCTTCGGACCACCCAGCACCACCCCGATCAACAACATCAAGCCCGACTGGTACCTGCTGTGGGTCTTCGGCCTGCTGGCCATCATCCCGAGCTTCGAAATCCACCTGTGGGGCGGGGCCATCGGGGCCGAGTTCGTGGGGGCCATCATCTTGCCCACCGTCGTGATCATCGCGATGTTCGCCGTACCGATGCTCGACCGGGCGCGTGACAGCCAGTACTACGCCGAAAACCCCACCAACCATCCGGTGCGTTTGGCGGCAGGCGTGGCGTTCATGGCGATGCTGCTCGTGATGTCGGTCGCGGGTTACAAGCCCGAACTCATCAGCGCCAACATCCTGACGACCGCCAACTCCAACATGATCCTCTGGATCCTGACCGTGGTTGTTCCCGCCGTGTGCTACTTCGGCGTCCTCGGCATCGTCCGCGGCATCCGCAGCCTGCGGGAAGCCGATGAGCGCGACCGCGCCCTGCACGCAGCGCACGCCGACGACTGAACGACACCTTCTCTCCTGCCCCGGCCTGTGCGCCGGGGTATTCGTTTGGGCACTGCTATGCTTGCCGCCATGGACGCCCTGGCCCTGCTCCTTGCCCGCGAGGCCCGCACGCTGAATCTGACAGCCCAGGATGAACCGCAGGACGCCGAAGCCCTTCAGACCCTGGCCTACCGGGTTCTGGAAGAACTGCACGCCCTGGGCCTGATCGAAGGCATTGAATCCCTGGACTGCTGGGCCGCCCCCAGACGGCCGCGGCACTGATTGATGCAATGACAAAACCCGTCCCGGTTCAAGTGACCGGGGCGGGCGAAGTCAGTACAGCCTCAGGCCTGAACGCGGGGCGCTCTAGGTATGGGAACCGCGCCGTCCTGAGCTTCCTGTTTGGCGCCGGCGGCGTACCCCACCTGGGCGCCGAACTGCCAAGCGAGGCGCACCATGAACTGAATGGCCTCCTCGTCATGGCGCTCAATAAGCAGGCGCAGGTGCTCAGGGAGACCGTCGGGCAAGGGCATGGTCGAGAGCTGCTCCCCATATTCCGCGCGGAGCTGCTCGAACCACTCGGCATATGGGTTCGTCATGGTGTCCATCCTAACAGCACCACACTCAAGGAATGTAAGCCGTGAGTGAACTTCACTTTGCTTTACAGGCACTTTTTTATTCACCGAATGGTGTTACGCTTCACGCATGACCGCGACCATCCCGGCCCAGACCGGCGGCGAATTGCCGGCGCACAACATCACCATCAGCGAATTCGGGGCCATGAAAGCCCTAGCGATCCTGTCTCAGAGCGGCAAGGAGAATGCCGGTGTCCGCGTGTTCATCAAGAGCGGCGGGTGCAGCGGTTACCAGTACGGTATGGCCATCGACGACCGCGAGCTCGACGGCGACACTATCGTCCACGACCGCGGAGTGAAGCTGCTCGTCGACCGCATGAGCCTGCCTCTGCTGCTGGGCAGCGAAGTGGATTTCGTCGAAAACATGATGGGCGGCGGATTTACCGTGCACAACCCCAACGCGACCTCTTCGTGCGGCTGTGGCCACTCCTTCCGGACCGACGGCTCGCAATCTCCTGACGGCGAGGGCAGCGGCGGGTGCAGCAGCCACTAGGCCTCAGCTCGACCTGAGCTGTTCTTTTTTCATCTTTTTATTTTCCGGCCGGAGCCTGTGCTGCTCCGGCTTTTTCCATGTCTGGGCTGCCCACCCCGCCAGACCGACGCTTGACATAGCTTTAGGGGGACTTAATACTGACCCATCGCCACAGATTAAGCGTTGTTGCTGTTGTTCCGGAGGTCTCCTATGAAGAAAGCCCTGGCATTGACCGCATTCCTGATCGGGACCGCCCTCGCGGGACCGGGTAACAACAGTCTCGTGATCGGCACTTCGCAGGAGCCGCCGAACATCTACGACCCTTGGAACACCAACAACCTCGCTATCACCACTGAAATCAACGGCTTCATGGCAGGGAGCCTGACCTATCTGGACAACGGCGGCAACGTGCTGGCCGACATGGCAACCCAGGTGCCCACCCTCGCCAACGGTGGCTACAAGGAAGTCAAGGACGGCAGCGGCAAGGTCGTGCGCAACAGCCTGACCTACACCATCCGCCCCGACGCCAAGTGGAGCGACGGCACGGCGATCACGGTGGACGACTTCGAGTTCTGGCTCAAGGTGCAGAACGATGAGCGCGTGCCGGTACCCGACCGCTATCCCTACGACGGCGCCAAGATCACGCGCGGGGCCAACAACCGCACCTTCACCATCACCTTCGATCCCCCCTACCTGTTCGCGCAGCAGGCCGGCGCGCCCGGTTCGGCTCCGTCCAAGAGCATGCAGGCAGCCTGGAATACCTTCGACACGGCCACCAAGGGCATGAAGCCCGGCGAGGCCCTGAACGACCAGTGGACCAGGTTCATCAGCAGCTTCACCACATCCAACAACCTGCCCAAGGTAGTCTCGGGACCGTTCAAGCCGACCGCGTGGCGCCCCGGCAACAGCCTGACCATGACGCGCAACACGAACTACTGGCGCAAGCCCTCGGGCGGCGAGAGCAAGTACGTGCAGACCGTCACCTACCGCTTCATCCCGAACACCAACACCCTCAAGGTGAACGTACTCTCGGGCCAGGTGGACGCACTGGCGACCGTCGGCCTGACCTTCGACCAGGCGCTCGACATGCAGAAGCGCCAGGGCAACAAATACACCACGTTCTTCGTGCCGGGCGCCGTGTGGGAACACATTGACGTGAACACGCGCGGCCAGCGCTCCAAGGACCTGGGCCTCGACGACGCCCGCGTGCGTCAGGCGCTGCTGCTCTCCATCAACCGTCCCGCGCTGGTGCAGGCGCTGTTCCAGGGGCGGCAGCCGGTGTCGAACACCTTCGTCAACCCCCTGTCGGCGGTCTACAACGCGGCCGTGACCACCTACAGCTTCGACGCCGCCCGTGCCAAGTCGCTGTTCGCGGCGGCAGGCTGGCGCCCCGGCAGTGACGGCGTCCTGGAAAAGGGCGGCAAGAAGATGATCCTGAACTTCGGGACCACTGCCGGGAACGCCGTGCGCGAGCGCGTGCAGCAGATCCTCCAGGCGCAGTGGAAGGCTGTAGGCGTACAGGTCAACATCCAGAACTACCCCGCCAGCGTGTTCTTCGGCCCCGACTTCCTAAGCAAGGGCGAGAGCGGCAAGTGGGACCTGGCGATGTACGCCTGGACCGCCAACCCGATCGTCGAGAGCGGCGACCTGTTCAAGGGCTCGGCCGTGCCCACCGCCGACAACGGTTACTCGGGCCAGAACAACTCGGGCTGGAACAACGCGCAGTACAACACGCTGCAAAAGGCCTCGGAGACGAACTTCAATGCGGCCTCGCGCAAGAGTCAGTTCGCGCAGATGCAGAACATCTGGGCGGCCAACCTGCCCGCGCTGCCCCTGTACTTCCGCAGCAACCCCTACACCCGCGTCAACGGACTGGTGAATTACGACTTCAGCGCCTACACGCTCTACCCGAGCTGGGATGCCTACCGCATCGGCTGGAGCAGCAAGGGCGCCGTCGAGGCCCACAAACAGGGTCAGTAACGCGCGCCCAGGCGGCTGCCCGGACCTGTCCGGTACCCGCCCGCCGTGGGGAGGAAGGCCACCGAAGGCTTCCTCCCCGCCCTGTATCTAGGCACTGAACCTCATATCGTCGCCCGACCGTTCCGTTCCAGGCAAGGAGAAGACCCCTTTTGGCTACCTACGCCCTGCGGCGCATCCTGCAACTGATCCCGCTGCTGCTGCTGATCAGTGTGGTGATCTACGGCCTGACCGCCCTGCAACCGGGGGATCCGGTCGACCAACTCGTGTTCGGCAACCCCCGCATCACCCCGGATGACATCGCCCGGCTGCGCGAGGCCTACGGCCTGAACGCGCCGTGGTACGAGCGCTACTGGACCTGGCTGCTGCACGCCCTGCGCGGCGATTTCGGCTACTCACGGGACTTCAGCATTCCGGCCACCCAGTTCATCTTTCAGCAGCGCCTGCCCAACACCCTGCTGCTGACGGTGCCGGCCCTGATCAT belongs to Deinococcus sp. Leaf326 and includes:
- a CDS encoding cytochrome c; translated protein: MERNDAVMPWVAIVCAAIMWIILLFLFNKETAPEPVAVDPAVVASISQDYPTLGKQVFEKGVATTGAIACAGCHGLQGQGGAGPKLSGDEKLIKDPVYIHTIVEKGKGGMPAFGDKLSDREIYAVANYVLHSWGNNIPEPLTPAQVAEGQSKVDPAVLKNRSRFVPEDIKLPEIFLATFIMVLLSYGLIGLYSVWAEGVELHPGIHKVRATPVAMLSMVITLILSLVFSVLFVRQMMVDYAGWAAREPVMPNVTAEGFYAAMIVLTLAAAVGLYKKFFMDGEVLVEDASGEFPW
- a CDS encoding ubiquinol-cytochrome c reductase iron-sulfur subunit — encoded protein: MTRYKREDPEITRRKFINTALGATAAIGTVSLVSALGTANPVFRLTRDKMPPLKGDILVHASEDKEGQPITVAELGEKLVRAWPQGKDAQGQPLIRKGDPNNVLALYKFPKGQITDPTNMDATIDGEIVAYSDICTHAGCSVGDNDQQVGEMKCPCHSGQYDPKRACMVTGGPPPRRLAQLPIRLEGSTLVVVDFFLENPYPFNESEWEARKKAVEDQLG
- a CDS encoding cytochrome bc complex cytochrome b subunit translates to MNQWLEERLHISRLNDKFLRKAFPVHHSFFLGEITLFSLVILILTGVILALAYEPSNSLVTNSFDPGTAAKPNLIPAAFHSALKINAMPFGDMLRRIHHWTANIMVAAAVIHMMRIYFTGAFKKPREINWWIGMMLLIFSALTAVTGYILPYDNYAYNTVKVVYGIVASIPWVGQWVAQAAFAGAFPGEGIIPRIYGYHIMLLPAILIALTAAHMVIMIKQKHTQPQYAKRIAYKKIVGVPLMTQQTPIMLLLALVFAGIIVLFSAFIPVHPVEFFGPPSTTPINNIKPDWYLLWVFGLLAIIPSFEIHLWGGAIGAEFVGAIILPTVVIIAMFAVPMLDRARDSQYYAENPTNHPVRLAAGVAFMAMLLVMSVAGYKPELISANILTTANSNMILWILTVVVPAVCYFGVLGIVRGIRSLREADERDRALHAAHADD
- a CDS encoding iron-sulfur cluster assembly accessory protein; the protein is MTATIPAQTGGELPAHNITISEFGAMKALAILSQSGKENAGVRVFIKSGGCSGYQYGMAIDDRELDGDTIVHDRGVKLLVDRMSLPLLLGSEVDFVENMMGGGFTVHNPNATSSCGCGHSFRTDGSQSPDGEGSGGCSSH
- a CDS encoding peptide ABC transporter substrate-binding protein gives rise to the protein MKKALALTAFLIGTALAGPGNNSLVIGTSQEPPNIYDPWNTNNLAITTEINGFMAGSLTYLDNGGNVLADMATQVPTLANGGYKEVKDGSGKVVRNSLTYTIRPDAKWSDGTAITVDDFEFWLKVQNDERVPVPDRYPYDGAKITRGANNRTFTITFDPPYLFAQQAGAPGSAPSKSMQAAWNTFDTATKGMKPGEALNDQWTRFISSFTTSNNLPKVVSGPFKPTAWRPGNSLTMTRNTNYWRKPSGGESKYVQTVTYRFIPNTNTLKVNVLSGQVDALATVGLTFDQALDMQKRQGNKYTTFFVPGAVWEHIDVNTRGQRSKDLGLDDARVRQALLLSINRPALVQALFQGRQPVSNTFVNPLSAVYNAAVTTYSFDAARAKSLFAAAGWRPGSDGVLEKGGKKMILNFGTTAGNAVRERVQQILQAQWKAVGVQVNIQNYPASVFFGPDFLSKGESGKWDLAMYAWTANPIVESGDLFKGSAVPTADNGYSGQNNSGWNNAQYNTLQKASETNFNAASRKSQFAQMQNIWAANLPALPLYFRSNPYTRVNGLVNYDFSAYTLYPSWDAYRIGWSSKGAVEAHKQGQ